AGGAGATATTTCTCTGTCTCAGGTTTTTCCCCCTCTGGATCTCTTTCCCCACTTCTCAGAGATTATCCTTTCTCCTGTATCTTAAACCTCTCCCAATGGGATCCTCTCActagcttttaaataaaattaatttatttaaatctaATATTTACACAAGCTATTATAAAAGTATTGATTAACAGTGTGATATCACTGGAAATGAATTACTGACAGTATACCATAATATAAAAaaagtcttgccctggccagatagttcagttggatagagcatcgtcctgatatgccaaggttgcaggttcaatccctggttagggcacatacaagagtcaatggggggggggggggcatactGAATTATTGAAGGAGCTCAGGATAATCTTTTGTTATAACTACAAAGAATACCCAGTATTGATGAAATAATAATGAGTGCATTGGGTCAAGTGAAGTTCATCAAAATGATAAGAATGGGAAAGGAGCTTGGAATAAAACTACATGAATATATGCCCCAAAGTACTGGTTTActaaattaatagaaatattcTCTTAAGAttcatacaaaataaaatgaaattattctaTTAAAAATCACCCAaagcttagtggcttaaaacaacacatgtcaggtgggggtaagagggagagatcaaccaaaggacttgtatgcatgcatatagcccagtggttctcaaccttctggccctttaaatacagtttctcatgttgtgacccaaccataaaattattttcgttgctaattcataactgtaatgttgctactgttatgaatcgtaatgtaaatatctgatatgcgggatggtcttaggcgacccctgtgaaagggtcgttcgaccgccaaaggggtcgcgacccagaggttgagaaccgctgatatagcctaaccaaagaacacagacaccaggggggtgagggcatgagtggggggtgtgtggggggagcaatgaggggataaggacacatatgtgataccttaatcaataaagggaaaaaacccaacacatgccctggccagtttgtctcagtggttggaatatcagcccacagaccaaagggtcatgggttcaggGCATGTGTAGGAAGCTAccaatggatatgtctctctcacatccatgcctctctccctctctctacacctcccttttccactctctctaaaaatcaatgaggaaaTATCCTCAGacgaagaataaaaaaaaaaaaggaccaattaAACGGAGTGCAGATGTGTAGTTGTGCATAACAATTCCAATAGTTATCAGATTCTTGTATGAACAATCCCAGGTCCTGTGGTGTTAGTGCATAGATTTCATTTCAGCCAAAGGAAGAGGATGATGTCAACtctactccccccgccccccaaatcccacgaaaataaaatcagtttcaAGACAAGCTTGAAGGCAATTTTCTCATAAAAAATAAgtgcatctgccacctggtggtgagACAGTCAAATGTGCATTCTATCCTGTTGGCTGCATTTACCCAGTAATCATTAAACAACAGTTCCAACACTGAAAGTGTTTGTCTCTCCAAGCAATCAGCCAAAGCACAAACACAGGTGGGGGAAGGAcataataaaaaggaaggagTCGTAACTATAGGGCATCCATGTTGGAGTGTCCAGATGAGTCAAATCAGCCCTTTTTTCATTAATCCTAACCCCCCTTAATCCTCTGTCCTTTTGGCTTTTCGTGTACCTTCCAATTGGGTGTAGAGGAGGGTGCAGGGAGAGAATACGTTAAAGAAGGAAAAGTCTGTTATTACCTGTACACtgttgggggtgagggaggtaGTCAAATGATGGCTGTAGTGATCAATTCTAGAACTGTGGGCTCCATTGACTCAGATACTCCTGGGCCTACTTGAGAATTTATTGTAGCAAAACCATGGCAGCCTATTTAGAATATAATGATCACCCATGGGGTCAGATTGATGGTGCATCTTTCTGGTCTAACAACCTGTGATGGGCACAAGGGGACTATGGTTACTCCGCTAGAATCCAAACAGTGACAGCTACCATTTTGAAGTGCTTACTGTGCATCCGGAACTGTGCGCATCACGCtacatctcatttaatccacagAACTCTGTAATTTCatccccgttttacagatgaagaaagtgaacTTTGAGAAAAGTTACATACTGGACCGGCCATATACTTTTATAAACATTGGAGATGGAATTCACCACATGGCCCAAAAGCCCAGGTTCCTTTTAATGTTGCTATATTTACCAATGCCTTGATAGAAAGATCTTTGAaacctatttctattttttcagaCCCTCTTAAAGTAAGTTTGAAAGCTGCACTCTCCACATTGACTTAGCACTAGTGGCTGCTCAAAACttgctgtattctttttttaggAGACCCTCCCCTCTAACTGCTGACAAGGAGGGTCACggtctatccccccccccccacaatatTCTTAGCTCCCCCACTCTGTGACTTAGCTCTGGAATGCACACACCTGCTCCTCCGTtgcacccctccccttcccattcCTCTTGCTCCATCCTAGGCCCCGGCTGTATGCTCCAGGGGGCGTCCCCTCCTCCAGGACCCAGCCCGCGAGCACACCCACAGCATCAGAGCAGGGACCACATCACCCCCTATGTCATCTTGTCTTCCAGGTACCGTCTTGGTGCTGagtctctccctttcactctatcCGACCTCAGAGATCTCCCGGCTccgctttctcctgcctccctaatctaccaccagtgCCTTTCCTAGGACCCTCCTGTACCTctcctccttttattttaatgtataaaataagcggTCTGCCATTCCCGGAGCATTTTCTTAATCTGCTGAGatttttgcttcccagcaattattgtcaatttggctcaaataaactcagaaaagTTCTCCACAGGTtcggactttttttaaaaaaatttttttaaaaatatatttctttattgatttaagagaggaagggagagggaggaagagatagaaacaccaatgatgagaatcagtgattggctgccttctgcacaccccccactggggaccaagcccgcagcccggacatgtgcccttggccggaatggaacccgggaccctttactccgcaggccgacgcgctacccactgcgccaaactggctagggcgcgGAGGCTTTTTACTCCACAAAACCAACCCACACCTCCTGCCCCGAGCAGACAGGGACAGGTAGGACGGTCAGATGCACCAGATAAAACTGCGGGGCATCCGTCTCCTGTGCATCTCGGTGTGCGTCTCACAGTGAAAACATACTGGCTGTTTCCGTGAGACGCCAACGTAGCGGGGCATCCTGCATTCACCCACCACCCTGGGCAGGTGACGGGCTAGGGCGGGGGCTCGGGGCCCTGCATCTGGAAGGAGAAGGCACTGCCCCGTGCAGGGTGTGCAGCCCGCAGCCAGGCGCCCCCGCGCCGGGGGAGAAAGAGGGCCACGGCCTCTGCGGGAACCCCGCCCAGAATGCGGGGGTCAGGGAAGTTCAAGGCAACCTGACACATCTGGTGCTTGGCTCCTGAAGACACCCTGAAACCACCGCGCAGGCAGCCAGCCAGAGGCAAGCCGCCCGGCACCAAGATGGCGCCCGCGGCGGCTGCCCGCTTCCAAGATGGCGGCGCACCGCGCCTGCGCTCCCGGCCTGCCCGCCCGCGGCTTCCCTCCGGCGGGGAGCACAACTCTCGTAGCCGAGCGCCGGTTGCCCTTCGGCCTGGGTGGTGGTCCGGGCCGCCGCCCCGCGCCATGTGGCTCCTCGGCTGGTGGCAGGTtctgctgtgggtgctggggcCTCCCGCCTGCTGCCAGGAAGGTGAGtgcgggccggggccggggccggggccggggcgggggcgggaggctgCGGCCGCCGGGCGACGGTCTCACCTGCGCGAAGGCGCGCCTCTCCCGGCCTCTTGCCCGCTCTGCTCCCCGCGAtgtcccgccccccgcccctccgtgATCCCGGCTCGGGGTCCGCGGTGGGAGGGACGGCGGAGCGGGAGCCCGGGCGTGACCGGCCACGGCAAGCGCCCTCAGCGGAGGCTGTGGTAGGGAGTGGTCGTGTCCCGGCGTCTACCAGGCACTCGGTTACTGGGGTGGGCACTTCGCTGTCACCGCTAAGGATGACGAGCAGCCGGCATTCGTGCTGCCCTGATAGGCGCCGGGGGTGTGCGAAGCCCTTCCCCCCCGCATCTCCCCCCGACCCTGTGGGGTAGGTTTCGTTCGCACCTTCATTTTACAGACGGAGACGCTGAGCTCGAGCGGCCAGGCCCTCCGCCTGCGTGTGCACTCGTGGGAAATGGCAGGGCCCGTCTGACTCGCGCAGCCCTCGCTTCGTGGGGCGCCCAGTCTCGCCCAGGTGCCTGCATGAGGGCGGGTGACGGGAACACGGGGACCCCGGGGCACCCGCTGCCTGCAGGGCTGCTCGGGGCTCCCCGGGGGAGGCAGCCACTCCGAGGAGGGCTGGTCCGGGTGGAGGCCTTCCtcttagtcccccccccccccccccgaccccccacccacGCTCCTTTACGCGGCTTTGCCTGCTCATTCCCATCAGGAGCAGGCAGGTCTCTCCTTTCCCTGGGCATCGAGGTCCAGGCAGGGCAGCCGCCTGTCCGATCGGGGAGGAGGCTGAGCAATAGAGAACCACCGTAATGAaagcgcctactgtgtgccaggtgctgtgcttaGGGCCCCGTGAGCATCATCTCACTTCACCTTTAAATGCGTGTGGAGTAGATGTTACCGTCACTGTGTTATAGGCGAGTTAGCCGAGACTCGGCTTCAATAAGACTTTTTCGAAAAGCGGTCGGAGCTGAGGAGCCAGGACTGAAGCCCGGGTCGGCCTGACGTCACCGTCACATCTCGGTGCCACCCTCCGATCCTGCACTTACCCGCCGGCCTCCAGGGGGACAGCATGTGCCGGGTACCCCGCGGTCTCCCTGATCGCCCTCAGGCCTTCTCCATCCTGCCCTGCGCCTTGAGCAGCTGCCCCGTATGGAGTGACAATGGTCTCCCCGCCTTCTGGCTTCCTTTGGTTAGAatgaggggagagaggggtgggttATTGATTCTCGTAGCTCCCTTCTGCAGTGGCTGTCACAGGTTGGCTGTGTCCCTCCACTGgacacagctttttaaaaaaaaatattttattgatttctttttatagagaagaagggagagggatagagagttagaaacatcagtgagagagatcgatcagctgcctcctgcacgccccccactggggatgtgccggcaaccaaggtacatgcccttgacggaaatcaaacctgggacccttcagtcctcaggccgatgctctatccactgagccaaaccggttcgtcTGGACACAGCTTTGGAAAGTCtgtccttgctgtttcaaggttCTGTGACCGTTTCGCCTCTggcctgttttgttgttgttaatcctcacctgaggatattttcccattgatttttagagggaatgaaagggatggggagagacagagagaaacatagatgagaccggccagggatcaaacctgccactgagtgcatgcccttgacaggaattgaaccctggacccttcagcctgcaggctgaggctctagctagccactgagccagcggttctcaacctgtgggtcgcgacccctgaaaatacatcctgcatatcagatatttacatgatgattcataagagtcacaaaattacagttatgaagtagcaacgaaagtaattttatggttgggggtcaccacaacatgaggaactgtattaaagggtcgcggcattaggaaggttgagaaccactgccttagaagctCCCAGACCCCGCCCAGCTCCGTAGCTAATTGGTCGTTCACAACCTGGTGGCATGCTGGTGGCTTGGCAGAGTTCATTACCCAGCTGGTGACTCCCCAGCTACACGGTGAGCTGGTGCGAGTGCAGCTAGGCTCATTTGTTTCCCCTCGTCCGTGCCTAGCACAGAGTCTGGCAGCTGTTGCTGAGGTAATGAAAGTTGGAGAGCAGAAGTCTTGTTACAGAGGTGCGTGCAGATTGCTAAATGGACATATAAGACTGCCCAGGACTCTTTCCGTATCTGAGTATTTTGCTCAAGCCCTACCTAGTGGCTCCAAAGTGGGAGGAGAGTTCTCCTTTtctccctgctgctgctcctgcgcTTGTGGGTGCTCTGAGACCTGCTCCACTGCTTGCTAGCTATGAGCCCTTGGGCATTATGCTGaaccactctgtgcctcagttggtcATCTGTTAAGTGGGGGTAATAACCCTTGTCCTGCCTTTCTCACATAACTGTCATAATGTGTGCAAAGATGCTTTACCATAGTCGCATCTTCCGTAAATCCATTATTAAAGTTTTTTGCTTATAATTCACATGGCAAGCAGCCATTTTTGCTTGAAGCTATGTATTTATCTACTTATTTGTTTGGCATTCATTAATCTAGTACCTTTTTGAGAACTTCTTCATGACCTGGAGAATGGTGGGGCCCTCTGATAGTTTAATGGGAAGGATAGCTTTTTTCTCTGTAGGGGAACATTTCATATTTGAGGAGAACTGTAATTCTGTGGGGTTCATTTTTTTGGAAGTCAAATGTGACTGAACATGCTGGCATGTTTTAGTTGCAGAGGAAAGTGGTCACATGTGGTCAGGGGAGGAGCAGCCTGCCCCTGCTTTCCAGATGGGGACTGTGTACATGAGTGAAGAGGAGCCTTCACATGGCCCAGTGGTCCTGGACACGTCAGCAGAAGAAGCCGATGCAGTGCTGGGGCTGGACACCGAGGGCAACCACATGGTGATGCTGTCTGTGATTCCTGGGGAAGCCGAAGACAAActgagctcagagcccagcagtggcacctgtagggctggaaggaaggaagactcaCCATGCCACCTCCCAGAGAGCCTCTTCTCTCTGGACAGCGCTGGAGCCAACATCCCGGATAGAGAAGAGGAGGATTACACGGAGCCAGAAGCAGTGGAAGCTGACCCGGCCCCCACTGAGGACTCCAATCACACTGATAGCCAGAAATCCCCTAAGGTCAACTGTGAGGAGAGAAACGTCACTGGGCTAGAAAATTTCAccctgaaaattttaaatatgtcacAGGTAAGAAACAGTGATTTAGTACTTTTCTCCTTTTTGGcacatctattttttattttatttttt
The sequence above is a segment of the Myotis daubentonii chromosome 5, mMyoDau2.1, whole genome shotgun sequence genome. Coding sequences within it:
- the TXNDC15 gene encoding thioredoxin domain-containing protein 15; translated protein: MAPAAAARFQDGGAPRLRSRPARPRLPSGGEHNSRSRAPVALRPGWWSGPPPRAMWLLGWWQVLLWVLGPPACCQEVAEESGHMWSGEEQPAPAFQMGTVYMSEEEPSHGPVVLDTSAEEADAVLGLDTEGNHMVMLSVIPGEAEDKLSSEPSSGTCRAGRKEDSPCHLPESLFSLDSAGANIPDREEEDYTEPEAVEADPAPTEDSNHTDSQKSPKVNCEERNVTGLENFTLKILNMSQDLMDFLNPNGSDCTLVLFYTPWCRFSASLAPHFNSLPRAFPALHFLALDASQHSSLSTRFGTVAVPNILLFQGAKPMARFNHTDRTLETLKIFIFNQTGIEAKKNVVVTQADQIGPLPSTSIKSVDWLLVFSLFFLISFIMYATIRTESIRWLIPGQEQEHVE